A genomic segment from Laspinema palackyanum D2c encodes:
- a CDS encoding response regulator transcription factor, producing MTANILVVEDEVKLAQFIELELKYEGYQAMVVRDGVAGLRAIPELNPDLVLLDALLPGLSGLEVCRRLRTLGNMVPVIVLTARDEVSDRAAGLDAGADDYLVKPFSSEDLISRVKAHLRSPIEVDPDLLPFADLSLNRRTREVRRGDRTIELTAKEFDLLEYLISHPRQVVKREQILENVWGYDFMGDSNIIEVYIRYLRLKLEAQGEKRLIQTVRGVGYVLRD from the coding sequence ATGACGGCGAATATCCTTGTGGTTGAAGATGAAGTCAAGCTCGCTCAATTTATCGAACTAGAACTCAAATATGAAGGCTATCAGGCGATGGTGGTTCGGGATGGGGTCGCCGGATTGAGAGCGATCCCCGAGTTGAATCCGGATCTGGTCCTCCTGGATGCCCTGCTGCCCGGACTCTCAGGGTTAGAAGTCTGCCGTCGTTTGCGAACCCTGGGCAATATGGTCCCGGTGATTGTCTTGACGGCGCGGGATGAAGTGAGCGATCGCGCAGCAGGATTGGATGCAGGGGCCGATGATTACCTGGTGAAACCCTTTAGTTCCGAGGACTTGATTTCCCGCGTCAAGGCCCATCTGCGGAGTCCGATTGAAGTAGACCCGGATTTGTTACCCTTTGCTGACTTAAGCTTGAACCGACGCACCCGGGAAGTGCGCCGAGGCGATCGCACCATTGAACTGACGGCAAAAGAGTTTGACTTACTGGAATATCTAATTTCCCATCCCCGACAAGTGGTCAAGCGGGAGCAAATTCTGGAAAACGTCTGGGGTTACGATTTTATGGGGGATTCCAATATTATTGAGGTCTATATTCGTTACCTCCGTCTTAAGCTAGAAGCACAGGGGGAAAAACGACTCATTCAGACGGTGCGTGGGGTCGGTTACGTTCTGCGGGATTAA
- a CDS encoding STAS domain-containing protein: MSPVVKVVQPVGLLDRTKVGQFEREISSYLAEGAEIVLIDFQDVSFMDSSGLGAIVAAIKTVQAAGGKLFLCSINTQVKMLLELAGLDKIMKVFPNREEFEKHVLSKPD, translated from the coding sequence ATGAGTCCAGTGGTTAAAGTGGTCCAACCCGTTGGCCTTTTAGATCGGACTAAGGTGGGTCAATTTGAGCGAGAAATTAGCAGTTATCTGGCGGAAGGAGCTGAAATTGTACTCATTGATTTTCAAGATGTCAGTTTCATGGACAGTTCCGGTTTAGGAGCAATTGTTGCAGCGATTAAAACCGTTCAAGCTGCGGGAGGGAAGCTATTTTTGTGTTCCATCAATACCCAAGTCAAAATGCTATTAGAACTTGCGGGATTGGATAAAATCATGAAAGTCTTTCCCAACCGAGAGGAATTTGAAAAACACGTCCTTTCTAAACCGGATTAA